One Brassica napus cultivar Da-Ae chromosome C2, Da-Ae, whole genome shotgun sequence DNA window includes the following coding sequences:
- the LOC106368392 gene encoding uncharacterized protein LOC106368392 isoform X3, which translates to MLQHCGSSFAEVLEARNVKKGGELMSLDMLPLDENSTLIQGSVSAIRQLKFRKRLTEGSVYMLSGFDVARSNPNFRLSDAPLSTRFNDGTSFDKLTDSVRTIPAELFRFRPYNQLLELANTGKQLPDIIGELIAIRSTITHHIPGAQRVMLTLRLQSGDNVCVSLFDSMALAFHNKFDAYGKEPKVVLATSVNPKIGGCS; encoded by the exons ATGCTCCAACACTGCGGCAGTTCGTTTGCTGAGGTTTTGGAGGCGAGGAACGTGAAGAAAGGTGGTGAGTTGATGAGTCTTGACATGCTTCCCCTTGATGAGAAC TCGACGCTTATACAAGGTTCAGTTAGTGCCATTCGTCAGCTCAAATTCAGAAAACGTCTAACTGAAGGATCTGTCTACATGTTGAGCGGTTTTGATGTAGCCCGCAGCAATCCCAATTTCCGCTTGTCCGATGCGCCCCTCTCCACAAGGTTCAATGATGGAACCTCTTTTGATAAGCTAACAGATTCGGTTAGGACCATACCTGCTGAGCTGTTCCGATTCCGTCCATACAATCAGTTGCTTGAGCTGGCGAACACAGGCAAACAGCTCCCTG ACATAATTGGGGAGTTAATTGCAATCAGGAGTACAATAACTCATCATATACCTGGGGCACAGCGTGTGATGCTCACTCTGCGTCTACAAAG TGGTGATAACGTTTGTGTCAGTCTGTTTGACTCTATGGCCCTTGCGTTTCATAACAAATTTGATGCCTACGGGAAAGAGCCAAAAGTTGTGCTCGCCACAAGCGTTAATCCTAAGATA GGCGGTTGTTCCTGA
- the LOC106368392 gene encoding uncharacterized protein LOC106368392 isoform X1 — MLQHCGSSFAEVLEARNVKKGGELMSLDMLPLDENSTLIQGSVSAIRQLKFRKRLTEGSVYMLSGFDVARSNPNFRLSDAPLSTRFNDGTSFDKLTDSVRTIPAELFRFRPYNQLLELANTGKQLPDIIGELIAIRSTITHHIPGAQRVMLTLRLQSGDNVCVSLFDSMALAFHNKFDAYGKEPKVVLATSVNPKIVGDKRVFNYIFFVFTHGFEEHAIYSLVQTVFFLIELICLGRAVVPECNFCHTSLL, encoded by the exons ATGCTCCAACACTGCGGCAGTTCGTTTGCTGAGGTTTTGGAGGCGAGGAACGTGAAGAAAGGTGGTGAGTTGATGAGTCTTGACATGCTTCCCCTTGATGAGAAC TCGACGCTTATACAAGGTTCAGTTAGTGCCATTCGTCAGCTCAAATTCAGAAAACGTCTAACTGAAGGATCTGTCTACATGTTGAGCGGTTTTGATGTAGCCCGCAGCAATCCCAATTTCCGCTTGTCCGATGCGCCCCTCTCCACAAGGTTCAATGATGGAACCTCTTTTGATAAGCTAACAGATTCGGTTAGGACCATACCTGCTGAGCTGTTCCGATTCCGTCCATACAATCAGTTGCTTGAGCTGGCGAACACAGGCAAACAGCTCCCTG ACATAATTGGGGAGTTAATTGCAATCAGGAGTACAATAACTCATCATATACCTGGGGCACAGCGTGTGATGCTCACTCTGCGTCTACAAAG TGGTGATAACGTTTGTGTCAGTCTGTTTGACTCTATGGCCCTTGCGTTTCATAACAAATTTGATGCCTACGGGAAAGAGCCAAAAGTTGTGCTCGCCACAAGCGTTAATCCTAAGATAGTTGGGGATAAGCGAGtatttaattacattttttttgtctttacaCATGGCTTCGAGGAACATGCTATATACAGTTTGGtacaaactgttttttttttaattgagcTGATATGTTTGGGCAGGGCGGTTGTTCCTGAATGCAACTTCTGCCACACATCTCTACTTTGA
- the LOC106368392 gene encoding uncharacterized protein LOC106368392 isoform X2, with the protein MLQHCGSSFAEVLEARNVKKGGELMSLDMLPLDENSTLIQGSVSAIRQLKFRKRLTEGSVYMLSGFDVARSNPNFRLSDAPLSTRFNDGTSFDKLTDSVRTIPAELFRFRPYNQLLELANTGKQLPDIIGELIAIRSTITHHIPGAQRVMLTLRLQSGDNVCVSLFDSMALAFHNKFDAYGKEPKVVLATSVNPKIVGDKRGGCS; encoded by the exons ATGCTCCAACACTGCGGCAGTTCGTTTGCTGAGGTTTTGGAGGCGAGGAACGTGAAGAAAGGTGGTGAGTTGATGAGTCTTGACATGCTTCCCCTTGATGAGAAC TCGACGCTTATACAAGGTTCAGTTAGTGCCATTCGTCAGCTCAAATTCAGAAAACGTCTAACTGAAGGATCTGTCTACATGTTGAGCGGTTTTGATGTAGCCCGCAGCAATCCCAATTTCCGCTTGTCCGATGCGCCCCTCTCCACAAGGTTCAATGATGGAACCTCTTTTGATAAGCTAACAGATTCGGTTAGGACCATACCTGCTGAGCTGTTCCGATTCCGTCCATACAATCAGTTGCTTGAGCTGGCGAACACAGGCAAACAGCTCCCTG ACATAATTGGGGAGTTAATTGCAATCAGGAGTACAATAACTCATCATATACCTGGGGCACAGCGTGTGATGCTCACTCTGCGTCTACAAAG TGGTGATAACGTTTGTGTCAGTCTGTTTGACTCTATGGCCCTTGCGTTTCATAACAAATTTGATGCCTACGGGAAAGAGCCAAAAGTTGTGCTCGCCACAAGCGTTAATCCTAAGATAGTTGGGGATAAGCGA GGCGGTTGTTCCTGA